The region GAATCGATTTAAATTTAGCCGGATATCCGCTTACATTTACTTCAATAATTTTTTTGCCGTAAATAATCTCATACACCGGATGAATAATAACATCGGCTCCCGACGATTTCATGGCATCATTTAAAGCGGCCTCTTTCACCACTTTTTCGCTAGCCTTCATTCGCGCCGACCCGGTAGCTTTTTTTGTTAAATCAACCTCTAAATCAGCTAACATTGGCCATTGCGAAATTGCAGTTTGACTAACGTGTTGGTGATATGCCGTTAGCACTTTAACCTTGGAGCAAGAGCTAATAGCGAATAGGGAAATCCCACATACAATTAGTAAATATCTAGTTTTCATTGTTAATTATTATGCAGCAAATGTATTGTTTCTCTCTATAATAACTAGTGAAAACCATCAAATAATTATACTTATTTTATTTAGGCGGGCCCCTTTTCGCCTACAAAATTTACTGCAACTTTCAAGCTGTCTGCCAGGCGAAAAGGTCACGCTATCGCCCATAATCCTCGCCAACCTCCGCTAAACGCTGCGGTTGGCTGTGGGTTATTTGGCTCTATCGTTGCCCGGACTAAACCCCAACCAATTGCAACTTTACCCTACTATTTTTAGCCGGGCAAACTTTAGCAAAATTTGTTTCTGCCCTGAACTGGGGAAAAAGATGGTTGCTTTTCTGCTATCTCCACTTCCTTCCAATTGCATCACCTTGCCTTGTCCAAACTTTTCATGAATTACCTCTACCCCGGGCTGTATAGCTTGGTTGTCCTGAGAATAATTAACCGAACTGGGCACTGAAGGTTCCAAGCGTTTTAATCCGCTTGGAATAGGTGGTGGAGTATAAGCCGGACGTTCAGGCTTTTTGGATAGATTACCGGTCCAGAAATTGCTTTTGGGTTGAAATGAAACCGGAGAATCTGCCAGTCCTCGATTAGGGGCCTGCCTGGGCATATCCAGGTATTCAGGCTCAATTTCTTCAATAAACCGGCTAGGCTCGCTACCGGTTAAACTTCCATATTTATACCGGGTTGTAGCATAGCTCAAAAACGCCTGTTTTTCTGCACGGGTTAAGGCCACATAAAACAAGCGTCTCTCTTCTTCCAATTCGGCTCTCGAGTTTAACGAAAGCTGAGAAGGAAACAAATTCTCTTCCATTCCAACAATAAATACATACGGAAACTCTAAGCCTTTAGCCGCATGAATGGTCATTAAACTCACTTTGTCGGCCTCTTTCTCTTCATCTTCCTCGTCGGCATCGGTTAACAAGGCAATATCGGCCATAAACGACTCTAAACTATTGGCTACGGTAATTTCGTTGGAATCCAAGGGTAATTCGATGGATTTTTCGGTAAACTCCTTCATACCGTTTAACAATTCCTGGATATTGTCGTAACGGCTAACACCTTCTGGGGTTTTATCCATATACAACTCCCGCAACAAGCCACAACTGGTAGCAATATGACTGCCTAATTCATAAGCATTTCGGTCTCCGGCCATGGCCTGAAAACTCTTGATCATGGTAATAAAATCGCCAACTTTTCCGGTAGATGCACCAATATCAATCTGACGACCTGCAATGTATTCACCAATTTGCCAAAGGGTCATATCATTGTCTTTAGCTAAAACAACCATTTTTTCAATGCTTGTTTTACCAATTCCCCGAACCGGATAGTTGATTACCCGCTTCAATGCTTCTTCGTCGTGGGGATTAATCACCAACCTGAAATAGGCCAATAAATCCTTAATCTCGCGGCGTTTATAGAATGACAATCCTCCGAAAATACGGTAAGGAATATTTAATTTCCTTAAAGCCTCCTCCATTGCCCTGGATTGGGCATTGGTACGGTATAAAATGGCAAAATCGCCGTTCCGCGCCTGTTGTACATTTTTTACTTCAAAAACCTGATTAGCAACCAAAACCCCTTCTTCATTGTCGGTCATGGCTCGCATTACCCTAATTCGATTTCCTTGCAAGTTATCCGTCCAAACATTCTTCTTAAGCTGATCCCGGTTTTTTGAAATTACACTGTTAGCTGCTTTTACAATGGTTTGGGTGCTGCGGTAGTTTTGTTCCAACTTAAACACTTTCAAATCCGGATAATCCTTTTCGAAGTTGAGAATGTTCTGAATGTTGGCACCACGAAAAGCATAAATACTTTGGGCATCATCACCTACCACACAAATGTTCTCATACATGGAAGCCAATTTCTTCACAATAACATATTGAGAAAAGTTGGTATCCTGATACTCATCCACCATGATGTATTTGAACTTATGCTGGTACCTGTTTAACACCTCCGGAAAATCTCTTAGCAATAAATTGGTATTGAACAATAAATCGTCGAAATCCATCGCCGCAGCTTTGAAACAACGTTTACTATACTCCAGATAAATTTCCCCGATTTTGGGCTTGGCACTCATTCGGTCTTCCGCCATTACTTCATCGTTAGCCAAATAAGCCATTGGAGAAATTAGGTTGTTCTTAGCACCACTAATTCGGTTTAACACCAAGGATGTTTTATAGGTTTTATCATCCAATCCAAATTCTTTAATAATGGTTGATAACAAGCTTTTGGTATCATCCGTATCATAAATGGTAAAATTGGAGGGGTAACCCAATCGATGTGCTTCTAACCTTAGAATTTTGGCAAAGATGGAGTGAAAAGTGCCCATCCAGAGATTTTTTGCCTCCGGTCCAACCATGTCTTCAATCCGCTTTTTCATTTCACGGGCAGCCTTGTTGGTAAAGGTCAAGGCCAAAATATTAAAGGAATCTACACCTTGGGCCAACAAATGGGCAATGCGAAAAGTAAGTACGCGGGTTTTCCCTGAACCGGCACCGGCAATAATCATAACCGGACCATCGGTTTGTAGCACCGCTGAACGCTGACTGGGGTTCAATCCATCCAAATAATCCATATCTGCAAAGGTAAATTTTGGATTTCCTAAAATTCAACTTCTTTAAAAAATATATCCACCATTTCAATTCATCCAACAATTCAATACTTTAGACCCCATCTAATCAAATGAAAAAATTCCTTTCTATTTCTTTTCTGATGACCCTTGTTGTACTGCAATCCTGTAAAAAGGAAGCAGTTGAACAAACAACTACCTCCAAACTACTGCATGCCACCCGGGGCAACAATCCGGGAATGTACGATGCCCAGGGTCGTTTTATGGTGTTAAGAGGTGTTAACTACAATGTGCTTGGCGATTATTGGCAGGCCAATCCTGCTGTACCTACCACCAAATCCTATCAGGTTTCAGACCTGGAAATGATGGCATCCTATGGTTTTAACTGTGTTCGCCTGCTTTTTAGCTGGAGCAAACTGGAACCTCAACCCGGTGTTTACGACCAGGCTTACATTCAATCCATCCAAACCATTATCGAAGATGCCGCGAAACTGGATATGTATGTGATGCTGGATATGCACCAGGACGCTTGGGGAAAATACATTGCCACTCCCATCGATTCGGCCTGTGCATTTCCTAATAAAGGATGGGATGGAGCACCACAATGGGCTACTTTAACCGATGGGGCTTCTTATTGTACAGTGAATGGCTCCCGAGAATCGGCACCCGCAGTTTACCACGCCTTCCAAAACTTTTGGGACAATACCAACGGCATTCAAACCAACTGTATCAATGCCTGGAAACACCTGGTTCAGGCCACTTGCACCTACGAAAATGTTCTAGGTTATGATTTATTCAACGAGCCTAGTTTAGGATACAAAGACCCCGAGTCGGAGCAATTGGATAAGTTCACCAACTTTTATAGAGACCTTACCAATGCCATTCGTTCTGTGGAAGGCGCCAATCAGCATATCATTTTTATGGAGAATGCCATCCAATACAAAGGCAATGGCTATATCGGTTTACCCGACCCGGGTTTTACCAACGACCAAAACTTAGTTGCAGCCCCTCACCATTATTTCGAATCGATCGGGAATCTTCCCTTTACCATTGAACAAGGATACGCTATGCTGCAAACCGTTGTACAAGACTTCCAAACTACGCTGTTCATAGGTGAATGGGGCTATTTTGGTAACCCTTCAGACGATGCGTCAAAAGTTAAACGCTTTTGCGCAGTGGAAGATGCCAACTTTGGATCTTCCACCTGGTGGCAATGGGCACAGAGTCCGGGCGATCCCCACTCCATGAGCTATGATGGACTTTCATTTACCAACCCTTCCATGCACCTGATTGAATTAGATCAAACAGCAAGCTTTACCGGAAACAAAAATGATATTTTTCTAAAAATACTGGCCAGGCCACACCCAATTGCCATTGTAGGTAAGCCGGTTTCGTTGGATTCGGATT is a window of Bacteroidia bacterium DNA encoding:
- a CDS encoding glycoside hydrolase family 5 protein; the encoded protein is MKKFLSISFLMTLVVLQSCKKEAVEQTTTSKLLHATRGNNPGMYDAQGRFMVLRGVNYNVLGDYWQANPAVPTTKSYQVSDLEMMASYGFNCVRLLFSWSKLEPQPGVYDQAYIQSIQTIIEDAAKLDMYVMLDMHQDAWGKYIATPIDSACAFPNKGWDGAPQWATLTDGASYCTVNGSRESAPAVYHAFQNFWDNTNGIQTNCINAWKHLVQATCTYENVLGYDLFNEPSLGYKDPESEQLDKFTNFYRDLTNAIRSVEGANQHIIFMENAIQYKGNGYIGLPDPGFTNDQNLVAAPHHYFESIGNLPFTIEQGYAMLQTVVQDFQTTLFIGEWGYFGNPSDDASKVKRFCAVEDANFGSSTWWQWAQSPGDPHSMSYDGLSFTNPSMHLIELDQTASFTGNKNDIFLKILARPHPIAIVGKPVSLDSDSDTGLMNLSAEANNEGITTLWIPGVYGSPKISGENVLSHELKTVPGGYIASVQVKGNYTIHVNY
- a CDS encoding UvrD-helicase domain-containing protein, coding for MDYLDGLNPSQRSAVLQTDGPVMIIAGAGSGKTRVLTFRIAHLLAQGVDSFNILALTFTNKAAREMKKRIEDMVGPEAKNLWMGTFHSIFAKILRLEAHRLGYPSNFTIYDTDDTKSLLSTIIKEFGLDDKTYKTSLVLNRISGAKNNLISPMAYLANDEVMAEDRMSAKPKIGEIYLEYSKRCFKAAAMDFDDLLFNTNLLLRDFPEVLNRYQHKFKYIMVDEYQDTNFSQYVIVKKLASMYENICVVGDDAQSIYAFRGANIQNILNFEKDYPDLKVFKLEQNYRSTQTIVKAANSVISKNRDQLKKNVWTDNLQGNRIRVMRAMTDNEEGVLVANQVFEVKNVQQARNGDFAILYRTNAQSRAMEEALRKLNIPYRIFGGLSFYKRREIKDLLAYFRLVINPHDEEALKRVINYPVRGIGKTSIEKMVVLAKDNDMTLWQIGEYIAGRQIDIGASTGKVGDFITMIKSFQAMAGDRNAYELGSHIATSCGLLRELYMDKTPEGVSRYDNIQELLNGMKEFTEKSIELPLDSNEITVANSLESFMADIALLTDADEEDEEKEADKVSLMTIHAAKGLEFPYVFIVGMEENLFPSQLSLNSRAELEEERRLFYVALTRAEKQAFLSYATTRYKYGSLTGSEPSRFIEEIEPEYLDMPRQAPNRGLADSPVSFQPKSNFWTGNLSKKPERPAYTPPPIPSGLKRLEPSVPSSVNYSQDNQAIQPGVEVIHEKFGQGKVMQLEGSGDSRKATIFFPSSGQKQILLKFARLKIVG